A genomic segment from Vicugna pacos chromosome 17, VicPac4, whole genome shotgun sequence encodes:
- the PLXNB1 gene encoding plexin-B1 isoform X1, which produces MPALGPALLQALWAGWVLTLQPPPPAAFTPNGTHLQHLARDPASGTLYLGATNFLFQLSPELQLEATVSTGPVLDSRDCLPPVMPDECPQAQPTNNLNQLLLVSPGALVVCGSVHQGVCEQRRLGQLGQLLLRPERPGDTQYVAANDPAVSTVGLVAQGSAGEPLLFVGRGYTSRGVGGGIPPITTRALRPVDPQAAFSYEETAKLAVGRLSEYSHHFVSAFARGASAYFLFLRRDLQAQSRAFRAYVSRVCLRDQHYYSYVELPLACQGGRYGLIQAAAVATSSEVAQGEVLFAAFSSAAPPTVGRPPSAAAGASGASALCAFPLDEVDRLANRTRDACYTREGRAEDGAEVAYIEYDVNSDCAQLPVDTLDAYPCGSDHTPSPMASRVPLEATPVLEWPGVQLTAVAVTVEDGHTIAFLGDSQGQLHRVYLGLGSDGHPYSTQSIQQGSAVSRDLIFDGAFEHLYVMTQSTLLKVPVASCAQHLDCESCLAHRDPYCGWCVLLGRCSRRSECSRGQGPERWLWSFQPELGCLRVAALSPANISREERREIFLSVPDLPPLGLGESYSCHFEEYQSPALLTSSGVMCPSPDPSEAPVLPRGADHISVSVELRLGAVVIAKASLSFYDCVAVTELRPSAQCQACVSSHWGCNWCVWQHLCTHKASCDAGPMVVSQQSPLLSPASPARDAPTSFPPAAPKATVTPAPDTLPLEPGAPSTASASDVPPGARPSLLSPWGPWAGSSPTPASASTETPFSEDPSPSPHDGPATAVPAPTALGPMATSEDLLASHPSPSDVAALPPVPAEPGPEALPSAVPLDQPPGTAPATTFPGATGSTKPALDWLLREGGELPEADEWTGGDTPAFSTSTLLSGDGDSAEHEGPPAPLILLSSLDYQSDTPRLWELEEVNWGAGSCPCVESVQGSTLMPVHVQREIRLLGRNLRLFQDSPGDNECVMELEGHEVLVEARVECEPPPDTRCHVTCQTHQLSYEALQPELRVGLFLRRAGHLRVDSVDGLHVVLYDCSVGHEDCSRCQTAMPQYGCVWCKGERPRCVAREACGKAEAVVSQCPAPLIHSVEPLTGPIDGGTRVTIRGSNLGQHVQDVQDTVRVAGVPCVVDPQEYEVSSSLVCITKASREEVAGSVTVEVPGRGRGVSEHDFAYQDPKVHSIFPARGPRAGGTSLTLHGSKLLTGRLEDIRVVVGDQPCHLLLEQQAEQLRCETSPHPTPATLPVAVWFGATERRLQHSQFEYTSDPNVTSAGPTKSFLSGGREIRVRGQNLDVVQTPRIRVTVALGAPWPGQGLARRRRVIPETACSPGASCGGLHFEELCHVNSSQLITCRTPALPGLPEDPWVRVEFILDNLVFDFATLNPTPFSYEADPTLQPLNPEDPTAPFRHKPGSVLSVEGENLDLAMSKEEVVAMIGDGPCVVKTLTRHHLYCEPPVEQPLPRHHALREAPDALPEFTVQMGNLRFSLGHVQYDGESPLPFPMAAQVGLGVGTSLLALGVIIIVLMYRRKSKQALRDYKKVQIQLENLESSVRDRCKKEFTDLMTEMTDLTSDLLGSGIPFLDYKVYAERVFFPGHQESPLHRDLGVPESRRPTVEQGLGQLSNLLNSKLFLTKFIHTLESQRTFSARDRAYVASLLTVALHGKLEYFTDILRTLLSDLVAQYVAKNPKLMLRRTETVVEKLLTNWMSICLYTFVRDSVGEPLYMLFRGIKHQVDKGPVDSVTGKAKYTLNDNRLLREDVEYRPLTLNALLAVGPGAGEAQGVPVKVLDCDTISQAKEKMLDQLYKGVPLAQRPDPRTLDVEWRSGVAGHLILSDEDVTSEVQGLWRRLNTLQHYKVPDGATVALVPCLTKHVLRESQDYVPGESLGTGTPMLEDVDEGGIRAWHLVKPSEEPEPPRPRRGSLRGGERERAKAIPEIYLTRLLSMKGTLQKFVDDLFQVILSTSRPVPLAVKYFFDLLDDQAQQHGISDQDTVHIWKTNSLPLRFWINIIKNPQFVFDVQTSDNMDAVLLVIAQTFMDACTLADHKLGRDSPINKLLYARDIPRYKRMVERYYADIRQTVPASDQEMNSILAELSRNYSGDLGARVALHELYKYINKYYDQIITALEEDGTAQKMQLGYRLQQIAAAVENKVTDL; this is translated from the exons ATGCCTGCCCTCGGCCCAGCTCTTCTCCAGGCGCTCTGGGCCGGGTGGGTCCTcaccctccagccccctccaCCAGCTGCTTTCACTCCCAATGGTACGCATCTGCAGCACCTGGCACGGGATCCTGCCTCAGGCACCCTCTACCTAGGGGCCACCAACTTCCTGTTCCAGCTGAGCCCTGAACTGCAGCTGGAGGCCACTGTGTCCACTGGCCCTGTGCTAGACAGCAGGGACTGTCTGCCGCCTGTGATGCCTGATGAAtgtccccaggcccagcccaccaACAACCTGAACCAGCTGCTCCTGGTGAGCCCGGGGGCCCTGGTGGTGTGTGGCAGTGTGCACCAGGGAGTCTGTGAGCAGCGGCGCCTAGGGCAGCTCGGGCAGCTGCTGCTCCGGCCAGAGCGGCCTGGGGACACCCAGTACGTGGCTGCCAATGACCCTGCCGTCAGCACCGTGGGACTGGTGGCCCAGGGCTCCGCTGGGGAGCCCCTCCTGTTTGTGGGGCGGGGCTATACCAGTAGGGGTGTGGGGGGTGGCATTCCTCCCATCACGACTCGAGCTTTACGGCCAGTGGACCCCCAGGCCGCCTTTTCGTACGAGGAGACGGCCAAGCTGGCCGTGGGCCGCCTCTCCGAGTACAGCCACCACTTTGTGAGCGCCTTTGCGCGTGGGGCCAGCGCCTACTTCCTGTTCCTCCGACGGGACCTACAGGCTCAGTCTAGAGCCTTTCGTGCCTATGTGTCCCGCGTGTGCCTCCGGGACCAGCACTACTACTCCTATGTGGAGCTACCTCTGGCCTGTCAGGGGGGCCGCTATGGGCTGATTCAGGCTGCAGCAGTGGCCACGTCTTCGGAGGTGGCCCAGGGGGAGGTGCTCTTTGCAGCCTTCTCCTCAGCTGCTCCCCCCACTGTGGGCCGGCCCCCATCGGCAGCTGCCGGGGCATCTGGAGCCTCTGCCCTCTGTGCCTTCCCCTTGGATGAGGTGGACCGCCTTGCTAATCGCACACGCGATGCCTGCTACACCCGGGAGGGCCGCGCTGAGGATGGGGCTGAGGTGGCCTACATCGAGTATGATGTCAATTCTGACTGTGCACAGCTGCCCGTG GACACCTTGGATGCTTATCCCTGTGGCTCAGACCACACGCCCAGCCCCATGGCCAGCCGTGTCCCCTTGGAAGCCACGCCAGTTCTGGAGTGGCCAGGGGTTCAGCTAACAGCTGTGGCAGTCACCGTGGAAGATGGACACACCATTGCTTTTCTGGGTGACAGTCAGGGACAGCTGCATAGG GTCTACTTGGGCCTGGGGAGTGATGGCCACCCGTACTCCACACAGAGCATCCAGCAGGGGTCTGCAGTAAGCAGAGACCTCATCTTTGATGGGGCCTTCGAGCATCTGTATGTCATGACCCAGAGCACA CTTCTCAAGGTTCCTGTGGCCTCCTGTGCTCAGCACCTGGACTGTGAGTCTTGCCTGGCCCACAGGGACCCATACTGTGGGTGGTGTGTGCTCCTTGGCAG GTGCAGCCGCCGTTCTGAGTGCTCGCGGGGCCAAGGCCCAGAGCGCTGGCTGTGGAGCTTCCAGCCTGAGCTGGGTTGTCTTCGAGTAGCAGCCTTGAGTCCCGCTAACATCAGccgagaggagaggagggag ATTTTCTTGTCAGTACCTGACCTGccacccctggggctgggggagtctTATTCTTGCCACTTTGAGGAGTACCAGAGTCCTGCCCTGCTGACCAGTTCTGGTGTGATGTGCCCCTCCCCCGACCCTAGTGAGGCCCCAGTGCTGCCAAGAGGAGCCG ATCACATCTCCGTGAGTGTGGAGCTCAGATTAGGTGCAGTTGTGATTGCCAAGGCTTCCCTCTCCTTCTATGACTGTGTGGCAGTCACCGAGCTCCGGCCGTCTGCACA GTGCCAGGCCTGCGTGAGCAGCCACTGGGGGTGTAACTGGTGTGTCTGGCAGCATCTGTGCACACACAAGGCCTCGTGTGATGCCGGGCCCATGGTGGTTAGCCAACAG AGCCCGCttctctccccagcctctcctgcaAGAGATGCACCCACCTCCTTCCCACCCGCAGCCCCCAAGGCCACGGTCACCCCAGCTCCTGACACCCTTCCCCTGGAGCCTGGGGCTCCTTCTACAGCCTCAGCCTCGGATGTCCCCCCTGGGGCCAGGCCTTCCTTGCTCAGTCCCTGGGGGCCATGGGCAGGTTCCAGCCCCACACCTGCCTCGGCCTCCACAGAGACACCCTTCTCTGAGGACCCTTCTCCCAGCCCCCATGATGGACCTGCAACTGCTGTCCCTGCCCCTACGGCCCTCGGACCCATGGCCACATCCGAGGACCTCTTGGCCTCCCACCCATCGCCCTCAGATGTGGCAGCACTGCCCCCTGTCCCTGCAGAGCCTGGCCCTGAGGCCCTCCCCTCTGCAGTACCCCTGGACCAGCCCCCCGGCACTGCTCCCGCCACAACTTTCCCAGGGGCCACTGGCTCCACGAAACCCGCTCTGGACTGGCTCCTGAGAGAAGGCGGCGAGCTGCCCGAGGCGGACGAGTGGACGGGGGGTGACACGCCCGCCTTCTCCACTTCCACCCTCCTCTCAGGTGATGGAGACTCGGCTGAGCACGAGGGCCCTCCCGCCCCCCTCATCCTCCTGTCCAGCCTCGACTACCAGTCTGACACCCCCAGGCTCTGGGAGCTG GAGGAGGTGAACTGGGGGGCAGGCTCCTGCCCTTGTGTGGAGAGCGTTCAGGGCTCCACGCTGATGCCAGTCCATGTGCAGCGAGAAATCCGGCTGCTGGGCAGGAACCTCCGCCTCTTCCAG GATAGCCCAGGAGACAATGAGTGTGTGATGGAGCTGGAGGGGCACGAGGTTTTGGTTGAGGCCCGGGTCGAGTGTGAGCCGCCTCCAGACACCCGGTGCCATGTCACATGTCAGACGCACCAG CTCAGCTATGAGGCTCTGCAGCCAGAGCTCCGTGTAGGGCTGTTTCTGCGTCGGGCCGGCCACCTGCGTGTGGACAGTGTGGATGGGCTGCATG TGGTGCTCTATGACTGTTCCGTGGGACATGAGGATTGCAGCCGCTGCCAAACCGCCATGCCCCAGTATGGGTGTGTGTGGTGCAAGGGGGAGCGTCCACGGTGTGTGGCCCGGGAGGCCTGTGGCAAGGCTGAGGCTGTGGTCTCCCAGTGCCCGGCACCCCTCATCCACTCG GTGGAACCTCTGACTGGACCTATAGACGGAGGCACCCGTGTCACCATCAGGGGCTCCAACCTGGGCCAACATGTGCAGGACGTGCAAGACACTGTCAGAGTGGCTGGAGTGCCCTGTGTTGTGGACCCTCAGGAGTACGAGGTGTCCAGCAG CCTCGTGTGTATCACTAAGGCCAgcagggaggaggtggcaggCTCTGTGACAGTGGAGGTGCCAGGAAGAGGACGCGGTGTCTCAGAGCACGACTTTGCCTACCAG GACCCGAAAGTACATTCTATCTTCCCGGCCCGAGGCCCCAGAGCTGGGGGCACCAGTCTCACCCTGCACGGCTCCAAGCTCCTGACTGGGCGGCTAGAAGACATCCGAGTGGTGGTTGGAGACCAGCCTTGTCACTT GCTGCTGGAGCAGCAGGCAGAGCAGCTGCGGTGTGAGACCAGCCCACACCCGACACCCGCCACACTTCCCGTGGCTGTGTGGTTTGGGGCCACCGAGCGGAGACTTCAGCACAGCCAGTTCGAGTACACATCAGACCCCAATGTCACCTCTGCTGGCCCCACCAAGAGCTTCCTCAG TGGAGGACGTGAGATACGGGTCCGTGGCCAGAATCTGGATGTGGTACAGACACCAAGGATCCGAGTGACTGTGGCCCTAGGAGCACCATGGCCGGGCCAGGGGCTTGCGCGGAGGCGCCGTGTGATCCCGGAGACAGCATGCTCCCCCGGAGCCTCCTGTGGTGGCCTTCAT TTTGAGGAGCTCTGCCACGTGAACTCCTCCCAGCTCATCACGTGCCGCACACCGGCCCTCCCAGGCCTGCCTGAGGACCCCTGGGTCCGTGTGGAATTTATTCTTGACAACCTGGTCTTTGACTTTGCCACACTGAACCCCACACCCTTCTCCTATGAAGCTGACCCCACTCTGCAGCCCCTCAACCCCGAGGACCCCACTGCGCCGTTCCGGCACAAGCCTGGGAGTGTGCTCTCTGTGGAG GGGGAAAATCTGGACCTTGCAATGTccaaggaggaggtggtggccaTGATAGGGGACGGCCCCTGCGTGGTGAAGACACTGACCAGGCACCACCTGTACTGCGAGCCCCCAGTGGAGCAGCCCCTGCCCCGGCACCACGCCCTCCGTGAGGCACCGGACGCTTTGCCTGAATTCACG GTGCAGATGGGGAACTTGCGCTTCTCCCTGGGCCACGTACAGTATGATGGCGAGAGCCCCTTGCCTTTCCCCATGGCAGCCCAGGTGGGCTTGGGGGTGGGCACCTCTCTTCTGGCTCTGGGTGTCATCATCATTGTCCTCATGTACAG GAGGAAGAGCAAGCAGGCCCTGAGGGACTATAAGAAGGTGCAGATCCAGCTGGAGAATCTGGAGAGCAGCGTGCGGGACCGCTGCAAGAAGGAATTCACGG ACCTTATGACTGAGATGACCGATCTTACCAGTGACCTTCTGGGCAGTGGCATCCCTTTCCTCGACTATAAGGTGTATGCTGAGAGGGTCTTCTTCCCTGGGCACCAGGAGTCACCCTTGCACCGGGACCTGGGTGTGCCTGAGAGCAGGCGACCCACTGTGGAGCAAGGGCTGGGGCAGCTCTCCAACCTGCTCAACAGCAAGCTCTTCCTGACCAAg TTCATCCATACCCTGGAGAGCCAGCGCACCTTCTCAGCTCGGGACCGCGCCTATGTGGCATCTCTGCTCACCGTGGCGCTGCATGGGAAGCTTGAGTACTTCACCGACATCCTGCGCACCCTGCTCAGTGACCTGGTGGCCCAGTACGTGGCCAAGAACCCCAAGCTGATGCTGCGCAG GACAGAGACCGTGGTGGAGAAGCTGCTCACCAACTGGATGTCCATCTGCCTCTACACTTTTGTGAgg GACTCGGTAGGAGAGCCTCTGTACATGCTTTTCCGTGGAATTAAGCATCAAGTGGACAAGGGCCCGGTGGACAGTGTGACTGGCAAAGCCAAATACACCCTGAATGACAACCGGCTGCTCCGAGAGGACGTGGAGTACCGTCCCCTG ACCTTGAATGCTCTGTTGGCTGTGGGCCCTGGAGCAGGAGAAGCCCAGGGTGTCCCCGTGAAGGTCCTGGACTGTGACACCatctcccaggccaaggagaAGATGCTGGACCAGCTTTATAAAGGAGTGCCTCTTGCCCAGCGGCCAGATCCCCGCACCCTGGATGTTG AATGGCGGTCTGGGGTGGCTGGGCATCTCATTCTTTCTGACGAGGACGTGACTTCTGAGGTGCAGGGTCTGTGGAGGCGCCTGAACACCCTGCAGCATTAcaag GTCCCAGACGGAGCCACTGTGGCCCTCGTCCCCTGCCTCACCAAGCATGTTCTTCGGGAAAGCCAGGATTATGTCCCTGGAGAGA GTCTTGGCACAGGGACTCCAATGCTGGAGGACGTGGACGAGGGTGGCATCCGGGCTTGGCACCTGGTGAAGCCAAGCGAGGAGCCGGAGCCACCTAGGCCTCGGAGGGGCAGCCTTCGGGGCGGGGAGCGCGAACGAGCCAAGGCCATCCCTGAGATCTACCTGACCCGCCTGCTGTCCATGAAG GGCACCCTGCAGAAGTTTGTGGATGACCTGTTCCAGGTGATTCTCAGCACCAGCCGTCCCGTGCCACTCGCAGTGAAGTACTTCTTTGACCTGCTGGACGACCAGGCGCAGCAGCACGGCATCTCTGACCAGGACACCGTCCACATCTGGAAGACCaacag
- the PLXNB1 gene encoding plexin-B1 isoform X3, whose translation MSPGPAHQQPEPAAPAAGASGASALCAFPLDEVDRLANRTRDACYTREGRAEDGAEVAYIEYDVNSDCAQLPVDTLDAYPCGSDHTPSPMASRVPLEATPVLEWPGVQLTAVAVTVEDGHTIAFLGDSQGQLHRVYLGLGSDGHPYSTQSIQQGSAVSRDLIFDGAFEHLYVMTQSTLLKVPVASCAQHLDCESCLAHRDPYCGWCVLLGRCSRRSECSRGQGPERWLWSFQPELGCLRVAALSPANISREERREIFLSVPDLPPLGLGESYSCHFEEYQSPALLTSSGVMCPSPDPSEAPVLPRGADHISVSVELRLGAVVIAKASLSFYDCVAVTELRPSAQCQACVSSHWGCNWCVWQHLCTHKASCDAGPMVVSQQSPLLSPASPARDAPTSFPPAAPKATVTPAPDTLPLEPGAPSTASASDVPPGARPSLLSPWGPWAGSSPTPASASTETPFSEDPSPSPHDGPATAVPAPTALGPMATSEDLLASHPSPSDVAALPPVPAEPGPEALPSAVPLDQPPGTAPATTFPGATGSTKPALDWLLREGGELPEADEWTGGDTPAFSTSTLLSGDGDSAEHEGPPAPLILLSSLDYQSDTPRLWELEEVNWGAGSCPCVESVQGSTLMPVHVQREIRLLGRNLRLFQDSPGDNECVMELEGHEVLVEARVECEPPPDTRCHVTCQTHQLSYEALQPELRVGLFLRRAGHLRVDSVDGLHVVLYDCSVGHEDCSRCQTAMPQYGCVWCKGERPRCVAREACGKAEAVVSQCPAPLIHSVEPLTGPIDGGTRVTIRGSNLGQHVQDVQDTVRVAGVPCVVDPQEYEVSSSLVCITKASREEVAGSVTVEVPGRGRGVSEHDFAYQDPKVHSIFPARGPRAGGTSLTLHGSKLLTGRLEDIRVVVGDQPCHLLLEQQAEQLRCETSPHPTPATLPVAVWFGATERRLQHSQFEYTSDPNVTSAGPTKSFLSGGREIRVRGQNLDVVQTPRIRVTVALGAPWPGQGLARRRRVIPETACSPGASCGGLHFEELCHVNSSQLITCRTPALPGLPEDPWVRVEFILDNLVFDFATLNPTPFSYEADPTLQPLNPEDPTAPFRHKPGSVLSVEGENLDLAMSKEEVVAMIGDGPCVVKTLTRHHLYCEPPVEQPLPRHHALREAPDALPEFTVQMGNLRFSLGHVQYDGESPLPFPMAAQVGLGVGTSLLALGVIIIVLMYRRKSKQALRDYKKVQIQLENLESSVRDRCKKEFTDLMTEMTDLTSDLLGSGIPFLDYKVYAERVFFPGHQESPLHRDLGVPESRRPTVEQGLGQLSNLLNSKLFLTKFIHTLESQRTFSARDRAYVASLLTVALHGKLEYFTDILRTLLSDLVAQYVAKNPKLMLRRTETVVEKLLTNWMSICLYTFVRDSVGEPLYMLFRGIKHQVDKGPVDSVTGKAKYTLNDNRLLREDVEYRPLTLNALLAVGPGAGEAQGVPVKVLDCDTISQAKEKMLDQLYKGVPLAQRPDPRTLDVEWRSGVAGHLILSDEDVTSEVQGLWRRLNTLQHYKVPDGATVALVPCLTKHVLRESQDYVPGESLGTGTPMLEDVDEGGIRAWHLVKPSEEPEPPRPRRGSLRGGERERAKAIPEIYLTRLLSMKGTLQKFVDDLFQVILSTSRPVPLAVKYFFDLLDDQAQQHGISDQDTVHIWKTNSLPLRFWINIIKNPQFVFDVQTSDNMDAVLLVIAQTFMDACTLADHKLGRDSPINKLLYARDIPRYKRMVERYYADIRQTVPASDQEMNSILAELSRNYSGDLGARVALHELYKYINKYYDQIITALEEDGTAQKMQLGYRLQQIAAAVENKVTDL comes from the exons AtgtccccaggcccagcccaccaACAACCTGAACCAGCTGCTCCTG CTGCCGGGGCATCTGGAGCCTCTGCCCTCTGTGCCTTCCCCTTGGATGAGGTGGACCGCCTTGCTAATCGCACACGCGATGCCTGCTACACCCGGGAGGGCCGCGCTGAGGATGGGGCTGAGGTGGCCTACATCGAGTATGATGTCAATTCTGACTGTGCACAGCTGCCCGTG GACACCTTGGATGCTTATCCCTGTGGCTCAGACCACACGCCCAGCCCCATGGCCAGCCGTGTCCCCTTGGAAGCCACGCCAGTTCTGGAGTGGCCAGGGGTTCAGCTAACAGCTGTGGCAGTCACCGTGGAAGATGGACACACCATTGCTTTTCTGGGTGACAGTCAGGGACAGCTGCATAGG GTCTACTTGGGCCTGGGGAGTGATGGCCACCCGTACTCCACACAGAGCATCCAGCAGGGGTCTGCAGTAAGCAGAGACCTCATCTTTGATGGGGCCTTCGAGCATCTGTATGTCATGACCCAGAGCACA CTTCTCAAGGTTCCTGTGGCCTCCTGTGCTCAGCACCTGGACTGTGAGTCTTGCCTGGCCCACAGGGACCCATACTGTGGGTGGTGTGTGCTCCTTGGCAG GTGCAGCCGCCGTTCTGAGTGCTCGCGGGGCCAAGGCCCAGAGCGCTGGCTGTGGAGCTTCCAGCCTGAGCTGGGTTGTCTTCGAGTAGCAGCCTTGAGTCCCGCTAACATCAGccgagaggagaggagggag ATTTTCTTGTCAGTACCTGACCTGccacccctggggctgggggagtctTATTCTTGCCACTTTGAGGAGTACCAGAGTCCTGCCCTGCTGACCAGTTCTGGTGTGATGTGCCCCTCCCCCGACCCTAGTGAGGCCCCAGTGCTGCCAAGAGGAGCCG ATCACATCTCCGTGAGTGTGGAGCTCAGATTAGGTGCAGTTGTGATTGCCAAGGCTTCCCTCTCCTTCTATGACTGTGTGGCAGTCACCGAGCTCCGGCCGTCTGCACA GTGCCAGGCCTGCGTGAGCAGCCACTGGGGGTGTAACTGGTGTGTCTGGCAGCATCTGTGCACACACAAGGCCTCGTGTGATGCCGGGCCCATGGTGGTTAGCCAACAG AGCCCGCttctctccccagcctctcctgcaAGAGATGCACCCACCTCCTTCCCACCCGCAGCCCCCAAGGCCACGGTCACCCCAGCTCCTGACACCCTTCCCCTGGAGCCTGGGGCTCCTTCTACAGCCTCAGCCTCGGATGTCCCCCCTGGGGCCAGGCCTTCCTTGCTCAGTCCCTGGGGGCCATGGGCAGGTTCCAGCCCCACACCTGCCTCGGCCTCCACAGAGACACCCTTCTCTGAGGACCCTTCTCCCAGCCCCCATGATGGACCTGCAACTGCTGTCCCTGCCCCTACGGCCCTCGGACCCATGGCCACATCCGAGGACCTCTTGGCCTCCCACCCATCGCCCTCAGATGTGGCAGCACTGCCCCCTGTCCCTGCAGAGCCTGGCCCTGAGGCCCTCCCCTCTGCAGTACCCCTGGACCAGCCCCCCGGCACTGCTCCCGCCACAACTTTCCCAGGGGCCACTGGCTCCACGAAACCCGCTCTGGACTGGCTCCTGAGAGAAGGCGGCGAGCTGCCCGAGGCGGACGAGTGGACGGGGGGTGACACGCCCGCCTTCTCCACTTCCACCCTCCTCTCAGGTGATGGAGACTCGGCTGAGCACGAGGGCCCTCCCGCCCCCCTCATCCTCCTGTCCAGCCTCGACTACCAGTCTGACACCCCCAGGCTCTGGGAGCTG GAGGAGGTGAACTGGGGGGCAGGCTCCTGCCCTTGTGTGGAGAGCGTTCAGGGCTCCACGCTGATGCCAGTCCATGTGCAGCGAGAAATCCGGCTGCTGGGCAGGAACCTCCGCCTCTTCCAG GATAGCCCAGGAGACAATGAGTGTGTGATGGAGCTGGAGGGGCACGAGGTTTTGGTTGAGGCCCGGGTCGAGTGTGAGCCGCCTCCAGACACCCGGTGCCATGTCACATGTCAGACGCACCAG CTCAGCTATGAGGCTCTGCAGCCAGAGCTCCGTGTAGGGCTGTTTCTGCGTCGGGCCGGCCACCTGCGTGTGGACAGTGTGGATGGGCTGCATG TGGTGCTCTATGACTGTTCCGTGGGACATGAGGATTGCAGCCGCTGCCAAACCGCCATGCCCCAGTATGGGTGTGTGTGGTGCAAGGGGGAGCGTCCACGGTGTGTGGCCCGGGAGGCCTGTGGCAAGGCTGAGGCTGTGGTCTCCCAGTGCCCGGCACCCCTCATCCACTCG GTGGAACCTCTGACTGGACCTATAGACGGAGGCACCCGTGTCACCATCAGGGGCTCCAACCTGGGCCAACATGTGCAGGACGTGCAAGACACTGTCAGAGTGGCTGGAGTGCCCTGTGTTGTGGACCCTCAGGAGTACGAGGTGTCCAGCAG CCTCGTGTGTATCACTAAGGCCAgcagggaggaggtggcaggCTCTGTGACAGTGGAGGTGCCAGGAAGAGGACGCGGTGTCTCAGAGCACGACTTTGCCTACCAG GACCCGAAAGTACATTCTATCTTCCCGGCCCGAGGCCCCAGAGCTGGGGGCACCAGTCTCACCCTGCACGGCTCCAAGCTCCTGACTGGGCGGCTAGAAGACATCCGAGTGGTGGTTGGAGACCAGCCTTGTCACTT GCTGCTGGAGCAGCAGGCAGAGCAGCTGCGGTGTGAGACCAGCCCACACCCGACACCCGCCACACTTCCCGTGGCTGTGTGGTTTGGGGCCACCGAGCGGAGACTTCAGCACAGCCAGTTCGAGTACACATCAGACCCCAATGTCACCTCTGCTGGCCCCACCAAGAGCTTCCTCAG TGGAGGACGTGAGATACGGGTCCGTGGCCAGAATCTGGATGTGGTACAGACACCAAGGATCCGAGTGACTGTGGCCCTAGGAGCACCATGGCCGGGCCAGGGGCTTGCGCGGAGGCGCCGTGTGATCCCGGAGACAGCATGCTCCCCCGGAGCCTCCTGTGGTGGCCTTCAT TTTGAGGAGCTCTGCCACGTGAACTCCTCCCAGCTCATCACGTGCCGCACACCGGCCCTCCCAGGCCTGCCTGAGGACCCCTGGGTCCGTGTGGAATTTATTCTTGACAACCTGGTCTTTGACTTTGCCACACTGAACCCCACACCCTTCTCCTATGAAGCTGACCCCACTCTGCAGCCCCTCAACCCCGAGGACCCCACTGCGCCGTTCCGGCACAAGCCTGGGAGTGTGCTCTCTGTGGAG GGGGAAAATCTGGACCTTGCAATGTccaaggaggaggtggtggccaTGATAGGGGACGGCCCCTGCGTGGTGAAGACACTGACCAGGCACCACCTGTACTGCGAGCCCCCAGTGGAGCAGCCCCTGCCCCGGCACCACGCCCTCCGTGAGGCACCGGACGCTTTGCCTGAATTCACG GTGCAGATGGGGAACTTGCGCTTCTCCCTGGGCCACGTACAGTATGATGGCGAGAGCCCCTTGCCTTTCCCCATGGCAGCCCAGGTGGGCTTGGGGGTGGGCACCTCTCTTCTGGCTCTGGGTGTCATCATCATTGTCCTCATGTACAG GAGGAAGAGCAAGCAGGCCCTGAGGGACTATAAGAAGGTGCAGATCCAGCTGGAGAATCTGGAGAGCAGCGTGCGGGACCGCTGCAAGAAGGAATTCACGG ACCTTATGACTGAGATGACCGATCTTACCAGTGACCTTCTGGGCAGTGGCATCCCTTTCCTCGACTATAAGGTGTATGCTGAGAGGGTCTTCTTCCCTGGGCACCAGGAGTCACCCTTGCACCGGGACCTGGGTGTGCCTGAGAGCAGGCGACCCACTGTGGAGCAAGGGCTGGGGCAGCTCTCCAACCTGCTCAACAGCAAGCTCTTCCTGACCAAg TTCATCCATACCCTGGAGAGCCAGCGCACCTTCTCAGCTCGGGACCGCGCCTATGTGGCATCTCTGCTCACCGTGGCGCTGCATGGGAAGCTTGAGTACTTCACCGACATCCTGCGCACCCTGCTCAGTGACCTGGTGGCCCAGTACGTGGCCAAGAACCCCAAGCTGATGCTGCGCAG GACAGAGACCGTGGTGGAGAAGCTGCTCACCAACTGGATGTCCATCTGCCTCTACACTTTTGTGAgg GACTCGGTAGGAGAGCCTCTGTACATGCTTTTCCGTGGAATTAAGCATCAAGTGGACAAGGGCCCGGTGGACAGTGTGACTGGCAAAGCCAAATACACCCTGAATGACAACCGGCTGCTCCGAGAGGACGTGGAGTACCGTCCCCTG ACCTTGAATGCTCTGTTGGCTGTGGGCCCTGGAGCAGGAGAAGCCCAGGGTGTCCCCGTGAAGGTCCTGGACTGTGACACCatctcccaggccaaggagaAGATGCTGGACCAGCTTTATAAAGGAGTGCCTCTTGCCCAGCGGCCAGATCCCCGCACCCTGGATGTTG AATGGCGGTCTGGGGTGGCTGGGCATCTCATTCTTTCTGACGAGGACGTGACTTCTGAGGTGCAGGGTCTGTGGAGGCGCCTGAACACCCTGCAGCATTAcaag GTCCCAGACGGAGCCACTGTGGCCCTCGTCCCCTGCCTCACCAAGCATGTTCTTCGGGAAAGCCAGGATTATGTCCCTGGAGAGA GTCTTGGCACAGGGACTCCAATGCTGGAGGACGTGGACGAGGGTGGCATCCGGGCTTGGCACCTGGTGAAGCCAAGCGAGGAGCCGGAGCCACCTAGGCCTCGGAGGGGCAGCCTTCGGGGCGGGGAGCGCGAACGAGCCAAGGCCATCCCTGAGATCTACCTGACCCGCCTGCTGTCCATGAAG GGCACCCTGCAGAAGTTTGTGGATGACCTGTTCCAGGTGATTCTCAGCACCAGCCGTCCCGTGCCACTCGCAGTGAAGTACTTCTTTGACCTGCTGGACGACCAGGCGCAGCAGCACGGCATCTCTGACCAGGACACCGTCCACATCTGGAAGACCaacag